The Humidesulfovibrio mexicanus genome window below encodes:
- a CDS encoding MerR family transcriptional regulator, translated as MERKTYKIGQAAKLLDVKPFVLRFWEGEFKGLLVPVRTPSGQRAYTEQNVETVREIKRLLYDEGLTIEGAKKRLREAASQDSRPTSAPRDAAVGESVPAPAAAALAASAAGARRPAQPSLLDPPQAQGPAVAAITPAADPDALRRAEDRAQTLQAALVGVLSELRSLRDLLG; from the coding sequence ATGGAGCGCAAGACGTATAAGATCGGGCAGGCGGCCAAGTTGTTGGACGTCAAGCCCTTTGTGCTGCGCTTTTGGGAAGGCGAGTTCAAGGGCCTGCTCGTGCCCGTGCGCACGCCCTCCGGCCAGCGCGCCTACACCGAGCAGAACGTCGAGACCGTGCGCGAAATCAAGCGCCTGCTTTACGACGAGGGCCTGACCATCGAGGGCGCCAAGAAGCGCCTGCGCGAAGCCGCCAGCCAGGATTCCAGGCCGACTTCGGCCCCGCGCGACGCCGCTGTCGGCGAAAGCGTGCCTGCCCCCGCCGCTGCTGCCCTTGCTGCATCCGCCGCCGGAGCCCGGCGTCCTGCGCAGCCTTCGCTGCTGGACCCGCCCCAGGCCCAGGGGCCTGCCGTCGCAGCCATCACGCCGGCCGCCGACCCCGATGCCCTGCGCCGTGCAGAGGACAGGGCCCAGACCCTCCAGGCCGCCCTCGTCGGCGTGCTTTCCGAACTCCGGTCCCTGCGCGACCTGCTGGGCTAG
- a CDS encoding GGDEF domain-containing protein encodes MAHVSFDLNLSALMAVLFGVTLTRFAVMGHYALHRKVYPGFTSFIWAEFFALLAMLAVVLRASWGELLPLVFLTGVGTVLQPVAAYHGLGVFGRAPRLSARSRQNFALAALVALGYLADLLLEPNMVRRGLIFLAVAFLVTVRTGLELPLICRRPLTGFKLLCASYLVVAAIHAARVWDLLGATGYDYGSMMLSDRLLAAFVFARILQSVLELYVVFSMNSQMLEDDLRQATAQIERMASTDALTGVLNRRGLAALGADALRRSQRRKRPSAVIMLDLDWFKHVNDTLGHVAGDALLKAVALLCARSLREDDVFARFGGEEFVVVAPYTGPAEALQLADRMRLAVESEHFEATGGAQVTASFGVASSRTASLDELLGQADTALYAAKQGGRNRVELAAVLAAEPA; translated from the coding sequence GTGGCACACGTCAGCTTTGATCTGAATCTGAGCGCGCTCATGGCCGTGCTTTTCGGCGTCACCCTTACGCGTTTCGCCGTCATGGGGCATTACGCCCTGCACCGCAAGGTGTATCCCGGCTTCACCTCCTTCATTTGGGCGGAGTTTTTCGCCCTTCTGGCCATGCTCGCCGTTGTGTTGCGCGCCTCCTGGGGGGAATTGCTCCCGCTGGTGTTTCTTACCGGGGTGGGCACCGTGCTGCAGCCTGTGGCGGCCTACCACGGGCTGGGCGTGTTCGGCCGGGCTCCAAGGCTGTCCGCGCGCAGCAGGCAGAACTTCGCCCTGGCCGCGCTCGTGGCTTTGGGCTACCTGGCCGACCTCCTCCTAGAGCCGAACATGGTCCGCCGGGGACTGATCTTCCTCGCGGTCGCCTTTCTCGTCACCGTGCGCACGGGGCTGGAGCTGCCCCTCATCTGCCGTCGCCCGCTCACCGGGTTCAAGCTTCTGTGCGCCAGCTATCTTGTCGTTGCGGCCATCCACGCGGCCCGCGTGTGGGATTTGCTGGGCGCCACCGGCTATGATTACGGCTCCATGATGCTTTCCGATCGGCTGCTGGCGGCCTTTGTCTTTGCGCGCATTCTGCAATCCGTGCTGGAACTGTATGTGGTCTTTTCCATGAACTCGCAGATGCTGGAGGACGACCTGCGGCAGGCCACTGCGCAGATAGAACGCATGGCCAGCACCGATGCCTTGACCGGCGTGCTGAACCGTCGCGGGCTTGCCGCCCTTGGCGCGGACGCGCTGCGCAGATCACAGCGTCGCAAGCGGCCGTCCGCGGTCATCATGCTAGATCTGGACTGGTTCAAGCATGTCAACGACACGTTGGGGCACGTGGCGGGCGATGCGCTGCTCAAGGCCGTGGCGCTGCTGTGCGCACGCTCCCTGCGGGAGGACGACGTGTTCGCCCGCTTCGGCGGGGAGGAATTCGTGGTGGTGGCCCCGTACACCGGCCCGGCCGAGGCCCTCCAGTTGGCCGACCGCATGCGTTTGGCCGTGGAATCCGAGCATTTCGAGGCCACGGGCGGCGCGCAGGTGACCGCCAGTTTCGGGGTGGCCAGTTCCAGGACGGCCAGCCTGGATGAGTTGCTGGGGCAGGCCGATACGGCCCTGTATGCGGCCAAGCAGGGCGGCAGGAACCGCGTGGAGCTTGCGGCCGTCCTGGCTGCGGAGCCTGCGTGA
- the fliG gene encoding flagellar motor switch protein FliG, protein MASFTGPQKTAIVMLALGEKFTAEAFKRMERQEIALVSKAMLDIDSVSRDDVIDVLKEFNDAITYGAETLTGGADQVKRLLTKALDSETAKYILDSLEIDTGPTPFQELSNVSPRILAQILRNEHPQTLALILGHLHPDQAAELLSNLPSGVRPEVLMRLAKLEAVAEEMLHEVDKVLQSQLIAMGGKEGKKVGGVSAVAEILNAVDRATEEEVLSEIEEESQQMADDIRNLMFVFEDIKGLDDRSIRELLKDISNEELTKALKGASDDLKDKFLKNLSERAANMIREDLEIMGPVKLSEVEGAQQNIVKTVRRLEAEGRIAISRGGGDEFI, encoded by the coding sequence GTGGCAAGCTTCACCGGGCCCCAGAAAACCGCCATCGTCATGCTCGCCCTGGGCGAGAAGTTCACGGCCGAGGCCTTCAAACGCATGGAGCGGCAAGAGATCGCCCTTGTTTCCAAGGCCATGCTGGACATCGATTCCGTGTCCCGCGACGACGTGATCGACGTGCTGAAGGAGTTCAACGACGCCATCACCTACGGCGCCGAGACCCTCACCGGCGGTGCGGACCAAGTGAAGCGGCTGCTCACCAAGGCCCTGGACTCCGAGACGGCCAAGTACATTCTGGACAGCCTGGAGATCGACACCGGCCCCACCCCCTTCCAGGAGCTTTCCAACGTCAGCCCGCGCATCCTGGCGCAGATCCTCAGAAACGAGCATCCGCAGACCCTGGCGCTCATCCTTGGGCACCTGCACCCGGACCAGGCCGCGGAGCTTTTGTCCAACCTGCCCTCCGGTGTGCGGCCCGAGGTGCTGATGCGCCTGGCCAAGCTGGAGGCCGTGGCCGAGGAAATGCTCCACGAGGTGGACAAGGTGCTGCAGAGCCAGCTCATCGCCATGGGCGGCAAGGAAGGCAAGAAGGTGGGCGGCGTTAGCGCCGTGGCCGAAATCCTCAACGCCGTGGACCGCGCCACGGAAGAGGAAGTGCTCTCCGAGATCGAGGAAGAGAGCCAGCAGATGGCCGACGACATCCGGAACCTCATGTTCGTGTTCGAGGACATCAAGGGCCTGGACGACCGCAGCATCCGCGAACTGTTGAAGGACATCTCCAACGAGGAGTTGACCAAGGCCTTGAAGGGCGCCAGCGACGACCTCAAGGACAAGTTCCTCAAGAACCTGTCCGAGCGCGCCGCGAACATGATCCGCGAGGATCTGGAGATCATGGGCCCGGTGAAGCTCTCCGAGGTGGAGGGCGCCCAGCAGAACATCGTCAAGACGGTGCGCCGCCTCGAAGCCGAGGGCCGCATCGCCATAAGCAGAGGCGGCGGCGATGAATTCATCTAG
- a CDS encoding NYN domain-containing protein, which yields MQRFAFFVDGSNLYGSMRTMNLEIANYGQLYAHIYREAVRSWQEVTLPTAPVAAQLRRVYWYGVGSMDEWDLSAPQSRQALRAAFVRDAEIRALWMTRASMTNPSLPEAELEEAAWNACAADFRDWYAAKGRALEGMRRFYAGVRASSDLIDIREAGHWKVNFLHRLVEEKGLDTTLAVDMVALQDNYDVALVVSGDADAIPSMRHLKERGKHIGAVEFIGGAAQDVRGRAFSSRLRLHADFVVRIHEQDLLHLDHRNKGANG from the coding sequence ATGCAGCGCTTCGCGTTTTTTGTGGATGGGTCCAATCTCTATGGCTCCATGCGCACCATGAATCTTGAAATCGCAAATTACGGCCAACTCTATGCACACATCTATCGCGAGGCCGTGCGCTCTTGGCAGGAGGTGACGCTGCCCACCGCGCCCGTGGCCGCGCAATTGCGCCGGGTGTACTGGTACGGCGTGGGCTCCATGGACGAGTGGGATCTGTCCGCTCCGCAGTCGCGGCAGGCCCTGCGCGCCGCCTTTGTGCGCGATGCCGAGATCCGCGCCCTGTGGATGACGCGCGCCTCCATGACCAACCCCAGCCTGCCCGAAGCCGAGCTGGAGGAGGCCGCCTGGAACGCCTGCGCGGCGGATTTCCGCGACTGGTACGCCGCAAAGGGCCGCGCCCTGGAGGGAATGCGCAGGTTCTACGCCGGGGTGCGCGCCTCGTCCGACCTTATCGACATCCGCGAGGCCGGGCACTGGAAGGTGAACTTCCTGCACCGCCTGGTGGAGGAAAAGGGCCTGGACACCACCTTGGCCGTGGACATGGTGGCCCTGCAGGACAACTACGACGTGGCCCTTGTGGTTTCCGGCGATGCCGACGCCATTCCCTCCATGCGGCACCTGAAGGAGCGCGGCAAACACATCGGCGCGGTGGAGTTCATCGGCGGGGCGGCGCAAGATGTGCGCGGCCGGGCCTTCTCCTCGCGCCTCAGGCTCCATGCGGATTTCGTGGTGCGCATTCACGAGCAGGACCTGCTGCACCTGGACCACCGCAACAAGGGGGCCAACGGCTAG
- a CDS encoding AsmA family protein has translation MRFLVLLGGAVAAFFVVGALLFAFMVDPNKYKDDFTRMVKAATGRELVFEGDVKLAYFPRLGIETGGVRLGNPPGFDDKPFSRVERASVTIRLLPLLSGKVQVGRLALDGLQLHLQRDEQGRSSWADLVDDSVPEEASPWQLGDISLDGVCVTNASILWEDRLVGKRYAVSGLDLEVQAISSGSPSAFAASFQLQSAKPEYSARAELSGTVTLNAASNRHVFADLSLKLAATGKDVPGGKGDFALGLSELKVDEDKQTASAAGLSFSAYGAKGTGQFQATNIFDGPDIKGRVDVPDFNGRALSAALTGKAPDTADAAAYEHITASLEFRTGRGYTEIPNFTAKLDDAHVEGRFRATGLDKKAYNFNVRVSGLDADRFLPPSRAEGGQHAHAAHAAKEAGQGKEGLFPVEALRTASIDGKVTAERVKIKGLRLTSLVLPVMAQGGILDIGQVDARLYEGVLKGFLRLDVQGERPAVTLSATLAGVQQKPLFSDLSGKESEFAGVMTLDTVSPLVCQGNSAQALKRSLSGRVRIAVRDGVFPGVNMHGVVRDSGKKGRDALFSAGAEAEAGTAKSTRFGSIDATAAINSGVAVINDLDIKAPFLRADGRGTVDIATKHTDMTLRLRVVPSAEGQGGSSGLLGLAVPLRATGPYDNLSFGTDYLRTIGKGALDAVGGVVQGIGDVLTGGSSSKHQGGTPKKSSGGLLEGVKKLF, from the coding sequence ATGCGCTTTCTCGTGCTTCTGGGCGGCGCCGTGGCGGCGTTCTTCGTCGTGGGGGCGCTCTTGTTCGCCTTCATGGTGGACCCCAACAAGTACAAGGACGACTTCACCCGCATGGTCAAGGCGGCCACGGGCCGCGAGCTGGTGTTCGAGGGCGACGTCAAGCTGGCCTATTTCCCGCGCCTGGGCATAGAGACCGGCGGCGTGCGCCTGGGCAATCCCCCTGGATTCGACGACAAGCCGTTTTCGCGCGTGGAACGCGCCAGCGTCACCATCCGCCTGCTGCCGCTGCTCTCCGGCAAGGTGCAGGTGGGCCGCCTGGCCCTGGATGGTCTGCAATTGCACCTGCAACGCGACGAGCAGGGCCGTTCCAGCTGGGCCGACTTGGTGGACGACTCCGTTCCGGAGGAGGCCTCCCCCTGGCAGTTGGGCGACATCTCCCTCGACGGCGTTTGCGTGACCAACGCCAGCATCCTCTGGGAGGATCGGCTGGTGGGCAAGCGCTACGCCGTAAGCGGCCTGGACCTGGAGGTGCAGGCCATCAGCTCCGGCAGCCCAAGCGCGTTTGCCGCGTCGTTCCAGCTGCAAAGCGCCAAGCCGGAGTATTCCGCCCGGGCTGAGCTTTCCGGCACGGTCACGCTGAACGCGGCGTCCAATCGGCATGTGTTCGCGGATCTGTCCCTCAAGCTTGCGGCCACGGGGAAAGATGTGCCCGGCGGCAAGGGCGATTTCGCCCTGGGCCTCTCCGAGCTCAAGGTCGACGAGGACAAGCAGACGGCAAGCGCCGCTGGCCTGAGCTTCTCCGCCTACGGGGCCAAGGGCACGGGCCAGTTTCAGGCCACCAACATCTTCGACGGCCCGGACATCAAGGGCCGGGTGGACGTGCCGGACTTCAACGGCCGCGCGCTTTCGGCCGCGTTGACGGGCAAGGCTCCGGACACTGCCGACGCCGCGGCCTACGAGCACATCACCGCAAGCCTGGAATTCAGGACCGGCCGGGGCTACACCGAGATTCCCAACTTTACGGCCAAGCTGGACGATGCCCATGTGGAGGGCCGTTTTCGCGCCACCGGGCTGGACAAGAAGGCATACAATTTCAACGTGCGCGTCAGCGGCCTGGACGCCGACCGCTTCTTGCCGCCGTCCAGGGCGGAAGGGGGGCAGCACGCCCATGCCGCCCATGCCGCCAAGGAGGCCGGGCAGGGCAAAGAGGGCCTGTTTCCCGTGGAGGCCCTGCGCACGGCCAGCATCGACGGCAAGGTCACGGCCGAGCGCGTGAAGATCAAGGGTCTGCGCCTCACCAGCCTTGTTTTGCCGGTCATGGCCCAGGGGGGCATTCTGGACATCGGCCAGGTGGACGCCAGACTGTACGAGGGCGTGCTCAAGGGATTTTTGCGCCTGGACGTGCAGGGCGAGCGTCCGGCCGTGACCCTTTCGGCCACGCTGGCGGGCGTGCAGCAGAAGCCGCTGTTCAGCGACCTTTCCGGCAAGGAGAGCGAGTTCGCGGGCGTCATGACCCTGGACACCGTGTCGCCGCTGGTGTGCCAGGGCAACAGCGCCCAGGCTTTGAAGCGCAGCCTGTCTGGACGGGTGCGCATAGCCGTGCGCGATGGCGTGTTCCCCGGCGTGAACATGCATGGCGTGGTGCGCGATTCGGGCAAGAAGGGCCGCGATGCGCTTTTCAGCGCCGGAGCGGAGGCCGAGGCCGGTACGGCCAAGTCCACGCGTTTCGGCAGCATCGACGCCACCGCCGCAATCAACAGCGGAGTGGCCGTCATCAACGACCTGGACATCAAGGCCCCCTTTCTGCGGGCAGATGGCCGCGGCACGGTGGACATCGCCACCAAGCACACGGACATGACCCTGCGCCTGCGCGTGGTGCCCAGCGCCGAGGGGCAGGGCGGCAGCTCCGGCCTGCTTGGCCTGGCCGTGCCCCTGCGCGCCACCGGACCGTATGACAACCTGAGCTTCGGCACGGACTACCTGCGCACCATCGGCAAGGGCGCCCTTGACGCAGTGGGCGGAGTGGTGCAGGGCATAGGCGATGTACTGACAGGTGGAAGTTCTTCAAAACATCAGGGGGGCACGCCAAAAAAGTCCTCCGGAGGACTGCTTGAAGGCGTAAAGAAGCTGTTTTAG
- a CDS encoding helix-turn-helix transcriptional regulator yields MLERTKARPIENVELRFVVPASKADAVRKAVAPFLEEETSAVPWREALGIDDADLPGEMVRGGRVKEGLTQAQLAALVGIPQRHVSEIEHGKRPIGKEMAKRLGKALGVSYKVFL; encoded by the coding sequence ATGTTGGAACGCACGAAGGCGCGCCCTATTGAGAATGTCGAGCTGCGCTTTGTTGTGCCCGCGTCCAAGGCTGATGCCGTGCGCAAGGCCGTGGCTCCGTTCCTTGAGGAGGAGACCAGCGCCGTGCCCTGGCGCGAGGCGCTTGGGATTGACGATGCTGACTTGCCGGGCGAGATGGTCCGGGGCGGGCGCGTGAAGGAGGGACTGACTCAGGCCCAACTCGCCGCGTTGGTCGGCATTCCGCAGCGGCACGTATCGGAAATTGAGCACGGCAAGCGTCCCATCGGCAAGGAAATGGCCAAGCGCTTGGGCAAGGCGCTGGGGGTCAGCTACAAGGTTTTTTTGTAG
- a CDS encoding FliH/SctL family protein: MNSSSTEQTPLAAPPAPPETAGLADMPAEAARAIPAGPRYSGRVLMGCDSPGPGFVTIQEIEGKRHRPVWDEATEAEYIDRCTRKAEALAREIINQAMHKAEAQAQAIRETEEARVAAAVAEAQHKAETEAQARLDAEVDAHVQAMDALISGIQTLGQEVWAARRKDFATLAKAFARRALGLEMETRRAEILEHLMDEACARLDAHRAFTLKVAPEDFELAQTLLQSVQARRPDLGQWQLAADPGMTLGGVCLETQEMLADNDLGNRLALLEPYLEQLSLPEDLAQARAEAAQHESEAPGVPES; encoded by the coding sequence ATGAATTCATCTAGCACCGAGCAGACGCCCCTGGCCGCGCCCCCGGCTCCGCCCGAAACGGCGGGCCTGGCCGACATGCCAGCCGAAGCCGCCCGCGCCATTCCGGCCGGTCCGCGCTACTCCGGCAGGGTGCTCATGGGCTGCGACTCCCCCGGCCCCGGATTCGTCACCATCCAGGAGATAGAGGGCAAGCGCCACCGTCCCGTGTGGGACGAGGCCACAGAGGCCGAATACATCGACCGCTGCACGCGCAAGGCCGAGGCCCTGGCCCGCGAGATCATCAACCAGGCCATGCACAAGGCCGAAGCCCAGGCCCAGGCCATCCGCGAGACCGAGGAAGCCCGCGTGGCCGCCGCCGTGGCCGAGGCGCAGCACAAGGCCGAGACCGAGGCGCAAGCCCGTCTCGATGCCGAGGTGGACGCCCACGTGCAGGCAATGGACGCGCTCATCTCCGGCATACAGACCCTGGGCCAGGAGGTGTGGGCCGCCCGCCGCAAGGACTTCGCCACCCTGGCCAAGGCCTTTGCCCGCAGGGCGCTTGGCCTGGAGATGGAAACCCGACGCGCCGAAATTCTGGAGCATCTGATGGATGAGGCCTGCGCCCGGCTGGACGCGCACCGCGCATTCACCCTCAAGGTCGCCCCGGAGGATTTCGAACTGGCGCAGACCCTGCTGCAGTCCGTGCAGGCACGGCGACCGGACCTGGGGCAGTGGCAGCTCGCGGCCGACCCCGGCATGACGCTTGGCGGCGTGTGCCTGGAAACGCAGGAAATGCTGGCCGACAACGACCTGGGCAACCGGCTTGCCCTGCTGGAGCCCTACCTGGAACAGCTTTCCCTGCCCGAGGACCTGGCCCAGGCGCGCGCAGAGGCCGCACAGCACGAGAGCGAGGCCCCCGGTGTCCCTGAATCCTGA
- the fliE gene encoding flagellar hook-basal body complex protein FliE, which produces MIVKSVAMQAYQNALKAHQGALTGETQSVKKSGGGAPGGFMETLKGSLSKVNDMQQEKTALVESFAAGKDHNVHELMISLQKAGLAMSMTSAVRSKILASYQELTKMQF; this is translated from the coding sequence ATGATCGTCAAATCCGTTGCCATGCAGGCCTATCAGAACGCGCTCAAGGCCCACCAGGGGGCCCTCACCGGCGAGACCCAAAGCGTCAAGAAATCCGGCGGCGGCGCGCCCGGCGGCTTCATGGAGACGCTCAAGGGCAGCCTGTCCAAGGTCAACGACATGCAGCAGGAAAAGACCGCCCTTGTGGAATCCTTCGCCGCGGGCAAGGACCACAACGTGCACGAGCTCATGATCTCGCTGCAGAAGGCCGGACTGGCCATGAGCATGACCAGCGCCGTGCGCAGCAAGATCCTGGCCAGCTACCAGGAACTGACCAAGATGCAGTTCTAG
- a CDS encoding DUF2784 domain-containing protein encodes MSPAGLRLLADIVLAAHMLLALFLTLGLAAILVGGPRWRLFGRGFGGWRWVHNRAFRVAHLVGMAVVAAEALLGVTCPLTDLESLLRVQAGGQPYPQSFIGHWLSRLLFYDFNERAFAAAYLAALGLTVWAWRRWPPDRAKGGRR; translated from the coding sequence GTGAGCCCGGCCGGGCTGCGACTGCTTGCCGATATCGTGCTGGCGGCGCATATGCTGCTGGCGCTCTTCCTCACCCTTGGCCTGGCGGCCATCCTCGTCGGCGGGCCGCGCTGGCGGTTGTTTGGGCGCGGCTTCGGCGGCTGGCGCTGGGTCCATAACCGCGCCTTCCGCGTGGCGCACCTTGTCGGCATGGCCGTGGTTGCGGCGGAGGCGCTGCTTGGCGTCACCTGTCCGCTTACGGACCTGGAATCGCTGCTGCGCGTCCAGGCCGGGGGCCAGCCCTATCCGCAGAGCTTCATCGGCCACTGGCTGTCCCGGCTGCTCTTTTATGACTTCAACGAGCGCGCGTTCGCGGCCGCGTATCTGGCTGCGTTGGGGCTGACGGTCTGGGCGTGGCGGAGGTGGCCGCCGGACAGAGCAAAAGGAGGGAGGCGGTGA
- the fliF gene encoding flagellar basal-body MS-ring/collar protein FliF — translation MHPKVAEYFDKAKNLWAARSMTQQMLIGSLAVLLVAAFVGGIIYMNQPDYKVLYTKLSNEDAAKVVNLLKASKEPYRLEDNGQTVLVQSERVYDLRLKVASEGNLHGQGIGFEIFDDVKIGQTDFVQHINYQRALQGELARTIAEFPKIENARVHLVVPKKSLFIEEQTQPSASVVLQLKEKDAKLEPKEVQGIVNLVTMAVEGLDKKRITITDQNGQPLYQPADEDTAGMNTTQLEFKAQMERKIERRIEELLAPIVGPQKIIARVNTDLDFSHKTIKKELFNPDGQVVRSESRSEETVAGRANLDGAAPEANFRGDGFTGTQSSQDSSRETRTTNYEINREEQQIVSPVGELKRLGVAVIVDGTYTKDEKTGQTTFVPRSEEEMTRIKSLVQSAVGFDGDRGDTIEVSNIAFGSTDLGEGPSLVKHFLDLSGKLGKPLLTGLLIFLFLILVVRPVVMALIRPKVAEEEVEEVASLPSTDERLAIEETVEVPEEALDTARRLELLKGQAVQLTEQNMEQAIRLLKSWARQEA, via the coding sequence ATGCACCCGAAAGTCGCCGAGTATTTCGACAAGGCCAAGAACCTGTGGGCCGCCCGTTCCATGACGCAGCAAATGCTCATCGGCAGCTTGGCCGTATTGCTGGTGGCCGCCTTCGTGGGCGGCATCATCTACATGAACCAGCCCGACTACAAGGTGCTCTACACCAAGCTTTCCAACGAGGACGCGGCCAAGGTGGTGAACCTGCTCAAGGCCAGCAAGGAGCCCTACCGCCTGGAGGACAACGGCCAGACCGTGCTCGTGCAGTCCGAGCGCGTGTACGACCTGCGGCTCAAGGTGGCCAGCGAAGGCAACCTGCACGGCCAGGGCATCGGCTTCGAGATCTTTGACGATGTCAAAATCGGCCAGACCGACTTCGTGCAGCACATCAACTACCAGCGCGCCCTGCAGGGGGAACTCGCCCGCACCATCGCCGAATTTCCCAAGATCGAAAACGCCCGCGTGCACTTGGTGGTGCCCAAGAAAAGCCTCTTCATAGAGGAGCAGACGCAGCCCTCGGCCTCGGTGGTGCTCCAGCTCAAGGAGAAGGACGCCAAGCTCGAACCCAAGGAAGTCCAGGGCATCGTCAATCTGGTGACCATGGCCGTGGAGGGCCTGGACAAGAAGCGCATCACCATCACCGACCAGAACGGCCAGCCCCTCTACCAGCCCGCCGACGAGGACACCGCGGGCATGAACACCACCCAGCTGGAGTTCAAGGCCCAGATGGAGCGCAAGATCGAGCGCCGCATCGAGGAGCTGCTTGCCCCCATCGTCGGCCCCCAGAAGATCATCGCCCGGGTCAACACCGATCTTGATTTCAGCCACAAGACCATCAAGAAGGAGCTGTTCAACCCGGACGGCCAAGTGGTGCGCAGCGAAAGCCGCAGCGAGGAAACCGTTGCCGGCCGCGCCAACCTGGACGGCGCCGCGCCCGAGGCCAATTTCCGCGGCGACGGCTTCACCGGCACGCAAAGCTCCCAGGACTCCAGCCGCGAGACGCGCACCACCAACTACGAGATCAACCGCGAGGAGCAGCAGATCGTCTCCCCCGTGGGCGAGTTGAAGCGCCTGGGAGTTGCTGTTATCGTGGATGGCACGTACACCAAGGACGAGAAGACCGGCCAGACGACCTTCGTGCCGCGCTCCGAGGAGGAGATGACGCGCATAAAGAGCCTGGTGCAAAGTGCGGTGGGCTTCGACGGGGACCGCGGCGACACCATCGAGGTGTCCAACATCGCCTTCGGCTCCACCGACCTGGGCGAAGGCCCCTCGCTGGTGAAGCACTTCCTCGACCTGAGCGGGAAGCTCGGCAAGCCGCTTCTGACCGGCCTGCTCATCTTCCTCTTCCTCATCCTGGTGGTCCGGCCCGTGGTCATGGCCCTTATCCGGCCCAAGGTGGCCGAGGAGGAGGTTGAGGAAGTGGCGAGCCTGCCCAGCACGGACGAACGCCTGGCCATTGAGGAAACCGTGGAGGTTCCCGAGGAGGCCCTGGACACCGCGCGCCGCCTGGAGCTTTTGAAGGGCCAGGCCGTGCAGCTGACAGAGCAGAACATGGAGCAGGCCATACGGCTCTTGAAGTCGTGGGCCAGACAGGAGGCATAA
- a CDS encoding FliI/YscN family ATPase yields MSLNPEAVCQAFDELTLCQTFGKVTKVVGLIAEGQGIRPPVGSVCHLLPEDRDSTPIPAEVVGFREHSCLLMPYGDLRGIRPGSLIKNSAAPPLFPVGQGLLGRTLDAFGDAIDNKGMFAAEGYAPLYRDPPNPMDRPRIDQPLDVGVRAINGLLTLAKGQRVGIMAGSGVGKSTLMGMMARYTKADVNVIGLVGERGREVVEFIERDLGPEGMAKSVVIVATSDKSPLIRMRAAFAATAVAEFFRDQGKDVLLMMDSVTRFAMAGREVGLAAGEPPTRGGYTPSVFALLPQLLERAGKSAVGSITGVYTVLVDGDDFTEPIADAVRSILDGHIVLTRELADQAHFPAIDVLKSISRLRSEVVAREDIEAGRAVLRLMSTYKRVEDMVNIGAYQKGASPDIDRAIAMLPPINAFLQQHVGDNESLDACFAKLKELAGAGG; encoded by the coding sequence GTGTCCCTGAATCCTGAGGCGGTGTGCCAGGCTTTTGACGAGCTCACCCTCTGTCAAACCTTTGGCAAGGTGACCAAGGTCGTCGGTCTCATCGCCGAAGGCCAGGGAATCCGCCCGCCCGTAGGCTCCGTGTGCCACCTGCTGCCAGAGGACCGCGACTCCACGCCCATTCCGGCGGAGGTGGTGGGCTTCCGCGAGCACTCCTGCCTGCTTATGCCCTATGGCGACCTGCGCGGCATCCGCCCCGGCAGCCTCATCAAGAATTCCGCCGCGCCGCCGCTGTTTCCCGTTGGCCAGGGCCTGCTCGGCCGCACCCTGGACGCCTTCGGCGACGCCATAGACAACAAGGGCATGTTCGCGGCCGAAGGCTACGCGCCGCTCTACCGCGACCCGCCAAATCCCATGGACCGCCCGCGCATCGACCAGCCGCTGGATGTTGGCGTGCGCGCCATAAACGGCCTGCTCACCCTGGCCAAGGGCCAACGCGTGGGCATCATGGCCGGTTCCGGCGTGGGCAAAAGCACGCTCATGGGCATGATGGCCCGCTACACCAAGGCCGACGTCAACGTCATCGGCCTGGTGGGCGAGCGTGGCCGCGAGGTGGTGGAGTTCATCGAGCGCGACCTGGGGCCGGAGGGCATGGCCAAAAGCGTGGTCATCGTGGCGACCTCCGACAAAAGCCCGCTCATCCGGATGCGCGCGGCCTTCGCCGCCACGGCCGTGGCCGAATTTTTCCGCGACCAGGGCAAGGACGTGCTCTTGATGATGGACTCCGTGACGCGCTTCGCCATGGCCGGGCGCGAGGTGGGGCTTGCCGCGGGCGAACCGCCCACGCGCGGCGGCTACACGCCCAGCGTGTTCGCGCTGCTGCCGCAGCTTTTGGAGCGCGCTGGCAAAAGCGCGGTGGGGTCCATCACCGGCGTGTACACCGTGCTGGTGGATGGCGACGACTTCACCGAACCCATCGCCGACGCGGTGCGCTCCATTCTCGACGGGCACATCGTGCTGACGCGCGAACTGGCGGACCAGGCGCATTTCCCGGCCATTGACGTGTTGAAGAGCATCAGCCGTCTGCGCAGCGAGGTGGTAGCGCGCGAGGACATCGAGGCCGGGCGCGCGGTGCTCCGGCTCATGAGCACGTACAAGCGCGTGGAGGACATGGTGAACATCGGGGCGTACCAGAAGGGCGCCAGCCCGGACATCGACCGCGCCATCGCCATGCTCCCGCCCATCAACGCCTTCTTGCAGCAGCACGTGGGCGACAACGAGTCCCTGGACGCCTGCTTCGCCAAGCTCAAGGAGCTGGCCGGGGCGGGGGGGTAG